The following proteins are co-located in the Gorilla gorilla gorilla isolate KB3781 chromosome 7, NHGRI_mGorGor1-v2.1_pri, whole genome shotgun sequence genome:
- the SFTPC gene encoding surfactant protein C, translated as MDVGSKEVLMESPPDYSAAPRGRFGIPCCPVHLKRLLIVVVVVVLVVVVIVGALLMGLHMSQKHTEMVLEMSIGAPEAQQHLALSEHLVTTATFSIGSTGLVVYDYQQLLIAYKPAPGTCCYIMKIAPESIPSLEALTRKVQNFQAKPAVPTSKLGQAEGRDAGSAPSGGDPAFLGMAVSTLCGEVPLYYI; from the exons ATGGATGTGGGCAGCAAAGAGGTCCTGATGGAGAGCCCGCCC GACTACTCCGCAGCTCCCCGGGGACGATTTGGCATTCCCTGCTGCCCAGTGCACCTGAAACGCCTTCTTatcgtggtggtggtggtggtcctCGTTGTCGTGGTGATTGTGGGAGCCCTGCTCATGGGTCTCCACATGAGCCAGAAACACACGGAGATG GTTCTGGAGATGAGCATTGGGGCGCCGGAAGCCCAGCAACACCTGGCCCTGAGTGAGCACCTGGTTACCACTGCCACCTTCTCCATCGGCTCCACTGGCCTCGTGGTGTATGACTACCAGCAG CTGCTGATCGCCTACAAGCCAGCCCCTGGCACCTGCTGCTACATCATGAAGATAGCTCCAGAGAGCATCCCCAGTCTTGAGGCTCTCACTAGAAAAGTCCAGAACTTCcag GCCAAGCCCGCAGTGCCTACGTCTAAGctgggccaggcagaggggcgAGATGCAGGCTCAGCACCCTCCGGAGGGGACCCGGCCTTCCTGGGCATGGCCGTGAGCACCCTGTGTGGCGAGGTGCCGCTCTACTACATCTAG